Proteins encoded within one genomic window of Actinoplanes octamycinicus:
- a CDS encoding carbohydrate-binding protein, giving the protein MLLKPLVVAALAATALGAPSHHDAPIVTGTYSAGTAQWQALPPTHLDESDKSAAATVVVDPSRTEQNYAGIGFSIDETSVSNLWKLTPAERERAIRLLVDPRTGAGLDRFRLTIGSPDLIEHLPFWSYDELPPGVTADWDLEHFSIQRDIDLHIVDTIKLIQKYNPRATFFASAWSAPAWMKTNNRFLGEVALKPGSTTDYYQAGKLRDDCIDVFARYYVKYLRAYARHGIRVDAITLLNEPGMDVVYPAMDISVEQQQKLSVAIKREFRKAGLRTDLYVHDFNFWDWRDPNSTATKNYHRILNDPRAAAAADAIAFHPYWGDPAVMRDAYQQTGKPVHMTETSDLSPATVLSYFRLDASSYVLWAQTTDQDGGTLHWTGARDNNVDWDEVARTSKWPDRLVKVNTGTHTFSVRSELYQLGQFARYLTPGHVRVESSAADHGVSSVVFRDGDDYVAVLGNANATATSTRVLIGDRSFVTTVPAGAYASYRWTSRSPGGRHNHAPRLAAVPEVTADQYGTVRIPLRATDSDHDRLAFYATDLPAGASVDADTGVVTLSPAVAGAQQFTVAVTDGRAHAETTVRVTTRPHGAPVGAIVEAEAYTAQHGWTEGGANFVESNGAASGGKNIGWTAPGNWLSYRFDVPAGTYRLQLRVANGTGSAADAITVRDAAGTVLSPVRVPDTGGWSSYQTVEAQVSLADGDQAITVYCETGGFNLDYLRLTE; this is encoded by the coding sequence ATGTTGCTCAAACCGTTGGTCGTGGCGGCGCTGGCTGCCACGGCCCTCGGCGCGCCGTCTCATCACGATGCGCCGATCGTCACCGGGACCTACTCGGCCGGGACCGCGCAGTGGCAAGCACTGCCGCCGACTCATCTCGATGAATCGGACAAGTCTGCGGCGGCCACTGTCGTGGTCGATCCGAGCCGGACCGAACAGAACTACGCGGGCATCGGCTTCTCGATCGACGAGACCAGCGTCTCCAACCTGTGGAAGCTGACCCCGGCCGAGCGGGAGCGCGCCATCCGGCTCCTGGTCGATCCGCGGACCGGAGCCGGGCTGGACCGCTTCCGGCTCACCATCGGCAGCCCCGACCTGATCGAGCACCTGCCGTTCTGGTCCTACGACGAGCTGCCGCCCGGCGTCACCGCCGACTGGGACCTCGAGCACTTCTCCATCCAGCGCGACATCGACCTGCACATCGTCGACACGATCAAGCTGATCCAGAAGTACAACCCGCGGGCCACCTTCTTCGCCTCCGCGTGGAGCGCCCCGGCCTGGATGAAGACCAACAACCGGTTCCTCGGCGAGGTCGCCCTCAAGCCGGGCAGCACCACCGACTACTACCAGGCCGGCAAGCTGCGCGACGACTGCATCGACGTCTTCGCCCGGTACTACGTGAAGTACCTGCGGGCCTATGCCCGGCACGGGATCCGGGTGGACGCGATCACGCTGCTCAACGAGCCGGGCATGGACGTGGTCTACCCGGCCATGGACATCAGCGTCGAGCAGCAGCAGAAGCTCTCCGTCGCGATCAAGCGGGAGTTCCGCAAGGCCGGGCTGCGCACCGACCTCTACGTGCACGACTTCAACTTCTGGGACTGGCGCGACCCGAACAGCACCGCCACCAAGAACTACCACCGGATCCTGAACGACCCGCGAGCCGCGGCGGCCGCCGACGCGATCGCCTTCCACCCGTACTGGGGTGACCCGGCCGTCATGCGCGACGCGTACCAGCAGACCGGCAAGCCGGTGCACATGACCGAGACCAGCGACCTGTCGCCGGCCACCGTGCTCTCCTACTTCCGGCTGGACGCCAGCAGTTACGTGCTCTGGGCGCAGACCACCGACCAGGACGGCGGCACCCTGCACTGGACCGGCGCGCGGGACAACAACGTGGACTGGGACGAGGTCGCGCGGACCAGCAAGTGGCCCGACCGACTCGTCAAGGTCAACACCGGGACACACACGTTTTCGGTACGAAGTGAGCTCTACCAGCTCGGCCAGTTCGCCAGGTACCTCACGCCGGGGCATGTCCGGGTCGAGTCGAGCGCGGCCGACCACGGGGTGAGCAGCGTGGTGTTCCGCGACGGCGACGACTACGTGGCGGTGCTGGGCAACGCGAACGCCACGGCGACCAGCACCCGGGTGCTGATCGGGGACCGGTCGTTCGTCACCACGGTGCCGGCCGGGGCGTACGCAAGCTACCGCTGGACCAGCCGCTCGCCGGGCGGGCGGCACAACCACGCCCCGCGGCTGGCCGCCGTCCCGGAGGTCACCGCCGACCAGTACGGCACCGTACGGATCCCGCTGCGCGCGACCGACTCCGATCACGACCGGCTGGCCTTCTACGCCACCGATCTGCCGGCCGGCGCGAGCGTCGACGCGGACACCGGCGTGGTCACCCTGAGCCCGGCGGTGGCCGGCGCCCAGCAGTTCACCGTCGCGGTCACCGACGGCCGGGCGCACGCCGAGACGACCGTGCGCGTCACCACCCGGCCGCACGGCGCGCCGGTCGGGGCGATCGTCGAGGCCGAGGCGTACACCGCGCAGCACGGCTGGACCGAGGGCGGGGCGAACTTCGTCGAGAGCAACGGCGCGGCCAGCGGCGGCAAGAACATCGGCTGGACCGCGCCGGGCAACTGGCTGTCCTACCGGTTCGACGTCCCGGCCGGGACGTACCGGCTGCAGCTGCGGGTGGCCAACGGCACCGGGTCGGCGGCGGACGCGATCACCGTGCGGGACGCGGCCGGGACCGTGCTGTCACCCGTCCGGGTTCCGGACACCGGGGGATGGTCCTCCTACCAAACGGTCGAGGCCCAGGTCTCGCTGGCCGATGGTGATCAGGCGATCACGGTTTACTGTGAGACCGGTGGGTTCAACCTGGACTACCTACGGCTGACCGAGTAG
- a CDS encoding Lrp/AsnC family transcriptional regulator, producing MAGGDTPETVTLDELDYQLVTALQLAPRADWQRVGAALGVDGSTAARRWNRLYRTGHAWISCLPAQLAIPGVVLAVIEVDCVAGRLPEVAAGLAEDVNIVTLEHVTGARDLLIQAAFADHAQLARYLSFRLGMLPGVAASRTQIAVTVHLEGSRWRLDRLSEQAREILTEGRAAKSPGGRVFGAEDLDIIRMLSDDPRQPAARIAERLRLSPTTVRRRLDRLDADRSVAYRAEVARYVSGYPISVSLWGTLPPGDTGRVVGRLSGMRETRFCATLSGAANLLLVVWLRSVQEIAGFEARLGAQVPELRIIDRSVALWVMKLGGHLLDPLGRNLRAVPLDFWADPVSDAAEGELVARLRQAGGGPPLLGQP from the coding sequence ATGGCCGGGGGTGACACGCCGGAAACGGTCACCCTCGACGAGCTGGACTACCAGTTGGTCACCGCGTTGCAGCTGGCGCCGCGGGCCGACTGGCAGCGGGTCGGCGCGGCGCTCGGGGTGGACGGCTCGACCGCGGCCCGGCGGTGGAACCGGCTGTACCGCACCGGGCACGCCTGGATCAGCTGCCTGCCGGCGCAGCTGGCGATCCCCGGCGTGGTGCTCGCGGTGATCGAGGTGGACTGCGTCGCCGGGCGGCTGCCGGAGGTGGCCGCCGGGCTGGCCGAGGACGTCAACATCGTCACCCTGGAGCACGTGACCGGGGCCCGGGACCTGCTGATCCAGGCCGCGTTCGCGGATCACGCGCAGCTCGCCCGCTATCTGAGTTTCCGGCTCGGGATGCTGCCCGGGGTGGCCGCGTCGCGCACCCAGATCGCGGTGACCGTGCACCTCGAGGGCAGCCGCTGGCGGCTGGACCGGCTCAGCGAGCAGGCCCGGGAGATCCTGACCGAGGGCCGGGCCGCGAAGAGCCCGGGCGGGCGGGTGTTCGGGGCCGAGGACCTGGACATCATCCGGATGCTCAGCGACGACCCGCGGCAGCCGGCGGCGCGGATCGCCGAGCGGCTGCGGCTCAGCCCGACCACGGTGCGCCGCCGGCTGGACCGGCTGGACGCGGACCGGTCGGTCGCCTACCGGGCCGAGGTGGCCCGGTACGTCTCCGGCTATCCGATCTCGGTGTCGCTCTGGGGGACGCTGCCGCCCGGCGACACCGGCCGGGTGGTCGGCAGGCTGAGCGGGATGCGCGAGACCCGCTTCTGCGCGACCCTGTCCGGCGCCGCGAACCTGCTGCTGGTGGTCTGGCTGCGCTCGGTGCAGGAGATCGCCGGGTTCGAGGCCCGGCTCGGCGCGCAGGTCCCGGAGCTGCGGATCATCGACCGCTCGGTCGCGCTCTGGGTGATGAAGCTCGGCGGCCACCTGCTGGATCCGCTGGGCCGCAACCTGCGGGCCGTGCCGCTGGATTTCTGGGCCGACCCGGTGTCCGACGCTGCCGAAGGCGAGCTTGTGGCACGCCTTCGGCAGGCCGGCGGCGGACCGCCCCTACTCGGTCAGCCGTAG
- a CDS encoding M20 metallopeptidase family protein — MFTASDVLPYADRLISLRHALHREPELGLDLPRSQAKVLEALAGLPLEITTGRDLTSVTAVLRGGRPGPAVLLRGDMDALPVPEESGVAYASTIPGVMHACGHDIHTSAVVGAAHLLASRRAELAGDVVFMFQPGEEGQRGAKVMIDEGVLDAAGSRVIAAYAIHVASTVLPLGVVATRPGTILAASDSVTVTVHGKGGHGSSPHLAVDPVPALCEMVTALQTMVTRTVDAFDPAVLTVGSIHAGSAFNVIPASGTFQATVRTFSPGTHRTIQAAVRRVVRGIADAHGVRVEIDYQANYPVTVNDPAEAAFALATVQRLVGPQRAVQAPQPVAGAEDFSFVLEQVPGAYLMIGAVPPGTDPATAPMNHAPQAIFDDRSVPEAALVLATLAAARLAAASPDPSSPDSSSPASSSWDSSAAPGSAAPGTPE, encoded by the coding sequence ATGTTCACCGCATCCGACGTCCTTCCGTACGCCGACCGCCTGATCAGCCTGCGGCACGCGTTGCACCGCGAGCCGGAACTCGGACTGGACCTGCCACGGAGCCAGGCCAAGGTGCTCGAGGCGCTGGCCGGCCTGCCCCTGGAGATCACCACCGGCCGGGACCTGACCTCGGTCACCGCGGTGCTGCGCGGCGGCCGGCCCGGACCGGCGGTGCTGCTGCGCGGCGACATGGACGCGCTGCCGGTGCCGGAGGAGAGCGGCGTCGCGTACGCCTCGACGATCCCCGGCGTGATGCACGCCTGCGGGCACGACATCCACACCAGCGCCGTGGTCGGTGCCGCGCACCTGCTCGCGTCCCGGCGCGCGGAGCTGGCCGGGGACGTGGTCTTCATGTTCCAGCCCGGCGAGGAGGGGCAGCGCGGGGCCAAGGTGATGATCGACGAGGGGGTGCTGGACGCGGCCGGCTCGCGGGTGATCGCCGCCTACGCCATCCACGTGGCCAGCACCGTGCTGCCGCTCGGCGTGGTCGCCACCCGGCCCGGCACCATCCTGGCCGCCTCCGACTCGGTCACCGTGACCGTGCACGGCAAGGGTGGGCACGGCTCGTCGCCGCACCTGGCGGTGGACCCGGTGCCGGCGCTCTGCGAGATGGTCACCGCGCTGCAGACCATGGTCACCCGGACCGTGGACGCGTTCGACCCGGCGGTGCTGACCGTCGGCTCGATCCACGCCGGGTCGGCGTTCAACGTGATCCCGGCGAGCGGGACGTTCCAGGCGACGGTACGGACCTTCTCGCCCGGCACGCACCGGACGATCCAGGCGGCGGTGCGGCGGGTGGTGCGCGGCATCGCGGACGCGCACGGGGTCCGGGTGGAGATCGACTACCAGGCGAACTACCCGGTGACCGTGAACGATCCGGCCGAGGCGGCGTTCGCCCTGGCCACCGTGCAGCGGCTGGTCGGGCCGCAGCGGGCGGTCCAGGCGCCGCAGCCGGTGGCCGGGGCCGAGGACTTCTCGTTCGTGCTGGAGCAGGTGCCGGGGGCGTACCTGATGATCGGCGCGGTGCCGCCGGGCACCGACCCGGCCACCGCGCCGATGAACCACGCGCCGCAGGCGATCTTCGACGACCGCAGCGTCCCGGAGGCGGCCCTCGTGCTCGCCACCCTGGCGGCGGCCCGCCTCGCCGCCGCCTCTCCCGACCCTTCCTCCCCGGACTCTTCTTCCCCAGCCTCTTCCTCTTGGGACTCGTCCGCCGCGCCGGGTTCCGCCGCTCCCGGGACGCCCGAGTGA
- a CDS encoding MFS transporter, whose translation MGLVRRAGFRRSRDARVTAVAERTPKVTAVVGLLVLFELTSGFIQGSISPLLPDLGAELGISDAQLNWVTAVQLLASAVSVPAFGRLGDLHGHRRMLRIALASVAAGSLLVALAPNLPLLLAGRLLQGPLAALLPLEIALVRDRLPTGPARQAIARLVGALTLGALLGGVLVAGLHEVIGSAQATLLVPAVLATVCVPVSFVAVPESRNLAAGKLDLPGVALLSVAMVALLGGISLLSTSAGTGAALAVAGLALFAGWAVLELRTAEPLVDLRALTGRHVAPFFGCSFVFGIVYFGSQAPDATFLAASPAEAGYGFGLTALQISLVGLPAVVLAVVGSSCTALIAGRFGYRRTLVAAFLVIAAGFVGTAAFHAEVGQLLAVKVPIGLAVGVALGAMPTVIAETADPSRTGITTALYNNVKTLGGAVAGGVVAAILAGVVLDGAGTPAESAYVIVWLLCAALCALAALAAGFARRTE comes from the coding sequence TTGGGACTCGTCCGCCGCGCCGGGTTCCGCCGCTCCCGGGACGCCCGAGTGACCGCCGTCGCCGAGAGGACGCCGAAGGTCACCGCGGTCGTCGGGCTGCTCGTCCTCTTCGAGCTGACCAGCGGGTTCATCCAGGGCAGCATCAGCCCGCTGCTTCCCGACCTGGGCGCCGAGCTGGGGATCTCGGACGCCCAGCTGAACTGGGTGACCGCCGTGCAGCTGCTCGCCTCGGCGGTCTCCGTGCCCGCCTTCGGGCGCCTCGGCGACCTGCACGGCCACCGCCGGATGCTGCGGATCGCGCTGGCCAGCGTCGCGGCCGGCAGCCTGCTGGTCGCGCTGGCCCCGAACCTGCCGCTGCTGCTCGCCGGCCGGCTGCTGCAGGGCCCGCTCGCCGCGCTGCTGCCGCTGGAGATCGCGCTGGTCCGCGACCGGCTGCCGACCGGCCCGGCCCGCCAGGCGATCGCCCGGCTGGTCGGCGCGCTCACCCTGGGCGCGCTGCTCGGCGGGGTGCTGGTGGCCGGCCTGCACGAGGTGATCGGCAGCGCTCAGGCGACCCTGCTGGTACCGGCCGTGCTCGCCACCGTCTGCGTGCCGGTCAGTTTCGTCGCCGTCCCGGAGAGCCGGAACCTGGCCGCCGGGAAGCTCGACCTGCCCGGGGTGGCGTTGCTCAGCGTCGCGATGGTCGCGCTGCTCGGCGGCATCTCGCTGCTCAGCACCTCGGCCGGGACCGGCGCGGCGCTGGCGGTGGCCGGGCTGGCGCTCTTCGCCGGCTGGGCGGTGCTGGAGCTGCGCACCGCGGAACCGCTCGTCGACCTGCGGGCGCTGACCGGCCGGCACGTGGCGCCGTTCTTCGGCTGCTCGTTCGTCTTCGGCATCGTCTACTTCGGCAGCCAGGCGCCGGACGCGACGTTCCTGGCCGCGTCCCCGGCCGAGGCGGGCTACGGCTTCGGCCTCACCGCGCTGCAGATCTCCCTGGTCGGGCTGCCGGCTGTGGTCCTCGCGGTGGTCGGCTCGTCGTGCACCGCGCTGATCGCCGGCCGCTTCGGCTACCGCCGCACCCTGGTCGCGGCGTTCCTGGTGATCGCCGCCGGTTTCGTCGGCACCGCGGCCTTCCACGCCGAGGTGGGGCAGCTGCTCGCCGTCAAGGTCCCGATCGGCTTGGCCGTCGGGGTAGCCCTCGGCGCCATGCCCACCGTGATCGCCGAGACCGCCGACCCGTCCCGCACCGGCATCACGACGGCCCTCTACAACAACGTCAAAACCCTGGGCGGCGCGGTAGCCGGCGGCGTGGTGGCCGCCATCCTGGCCGGGGTCGTCCTCGACGGCGCCGGCACTCCGGCCGAATCCGCCTATGTCATCGTCTGGCTGCTGTGCGCCGCGCTCTGCGCCCTCGCCGCCCTGGCCGCCGGATTCGCCCGCCGCACGGAGTGA
- a CDS encoding SnoaL-like polyketide cyclase produces MTETPLWLQGRDAVIEAADPSEFRHGTPDYHLSAVVMPGQRTTQHAPGSLEAIVESIVQVFEMEVSHKKDPATWVSMVSEHFRTNVNGGGWASAQDIADQGSYNVLVGDSVFYKPESFDGQHDVFHGAFPNGFYWEVLEVLSPPPVVTFKWRHWGSFDGEYHGFQPNGKTIEMFGMSVAKVNDDLKLLEVEHYYDPNAFLGKLTGGCPVAHN; encoded by the coding sequence TTGACTGAGACGCCGTTGTGGCTGCAGGGCCGCGATGCAGTGATTGAGGCCGCCGACCCGTCCGAGTTCCGGCACGGCACTCCGGACTACCACCTGTCGGCCGTCGTGATGCCCGGGCAGCGCACCACGCAGCACGCGCCGGGCTCACTGGAGGCGATCGTCGAGTCGATCGTGCAGGTCTTCGAGATGGAGGTGTCGCACAAGAAGGACCCGGCCACCTGGGTCTCGATGGTGTCCGAGCACTTCCGCACCAACGTCAACGGCGGCGGCTGGGCCTCCGCGCAGGACATCGCCGACCAGGGCAGCTACAACGTCCTCGTCGGGGACAGCGTCTTCTACAAGCCGGAGTCGTTCGACGGGCAGCACGACGTCTTCCACGGCGCCTTCCCGAACGGTTTCTACTGGGAGGTGCTCGAGGTCCTCAGCCCGCCGCCGGTGGTCACCTTCAAGTGGCGCCACTGGGGCTCGTTCGACGGCGAGTACCACGGCTTCCAGCCGAACGGGAAGACCATCGAGATGTTCGGCATGAGCGTCGCCAAGGTCAACGACGACCTGAAGCTCCTCGAGGTCGAGCACTACTACGACCCGAACGCCTTCCTCGGCAAGCTGACCGGCGGCTGCCCGGTCGCGCACAACTAG